From the Serinus canaria isolate serCan28SL12 chromosome 21, serCan2020, whole genome shotgun sequence genome, one window contains:
- the C21H1orf50 gene encoding uncharacterized protein C1orf50 homolog: protein MAAPLTVRADASAEAFALGGSGGSWLSMAEGGSEPGDDGDGPGPGPGLALVEGSTSRASRVGDPGDLVALAQQVQQANDFVRANACSKLTVIAEQIRHLQEQARKVLDEANRDADLNHVACNLVKKPGNVYYMYRRESGQRYFSILSPQEWRTTPHEFLGAYKLQHDMSWTPFEDIERRDAEITVLEKLLNQQAALPLCMEPNFQGLTKSHK from the exons ATGGCCGCACCCCTCACGGTGCGTGCTGACGCCTCAGCGGAAGCCTTTGCACTGGGCGGAAGCGGTGGGTCGTGGCTGAGCATGGCGGAGGGTGGCTCGGAGCCTGGGGATGACGGTGACGgccccggtcccggtcccgggCTGGCCCTGGTCGAGGGCAGCACCAGCCGCGCCAGTCGCGTCGGGGACCCCGGTGACCTAGTGGCCCTGGCCCAGCAGGTGCAGCAG GCCAATGACTTTGTCCGAGCAAATGCCTGCAGCAAACTGACAGTCATCGCTGAGCAGATCCggcacctgcaggagcaggcGCGGAAG GTCTTAGATGAAGCTAACAGGGATGCTGATCTGAACCACGTGGCCTGCAACCTTGTGAAGAAGCCAGGAAATGTTTACTACATGTACAGGCGGGAGAGTGGGCAGCGGTATTTCTCTATCCTGTCTCCTCAG GAATGGCGTACCACTCCCCATGAATTTCTTGGTGCCTATAAGCTCCAGCATGACATGTCCTGGACTCCATTTGAGGACATAGAGAGACGAGATGCTGAAATAACTgtcctggagaagctgctgaaccagcaggcagcactgcccctgTGCATGGAGCCCAACTTCCAGGGCCTGACCAAGTCACACAAGTGA